The following are encoded together in the Fusarium keratoplasticum isolate Fu6.1 chromosome 1, whole genome shotgun sequence genome:
- a CDS encoding 60S ribosomal protein L31-B, with amino-acid sequence MSSKKPSGKTQRSAIADVVAREYTIHMHKRLHGVTFKKRAPRAIKEIKSFATKAMGTSDVRIDPQLNKKVWENGIKGVDYRLRIRISRRRNDEEGAKEKLYSYVQAVNVKDAKGLPTVLVEE; translated from the exons ATGTCGTCCAAGAAGCCCTCTGGCAAGACTCAGCGCTCCGCTATTGCGGATGTCGTCGCCCGCGAGTACACCATCCACATGCACAAGCGA CTCCATGGTGTCACCTTCAAGAAGAGGGCTCCCCgtgccatcaaggagatcaagtccttcgccaccaaggccatg GGTACCTCTGATGTCCGCATCGACCCCCAGCTCAACAAGAAGGTCTGGGAGAACGGTATCAAGGGTGTTGACTACCGACTCCGAATCCGAATTTCCCGACGACGAAATGATGAGGAGGgtgccaaggagaagctgtACAGCTACGTTCAGGCTGTGAACgtcaaggacgccaaggGCCTCCCCACGGTCCTTGTTGAGGAATAA
- a CDS encoding Ubiquitin-conjugating enzyme E2-20 kDa, producing the protein MDYTEDNQNSAPGSVPAAKVNNGRSGPDSQSTTKRLQTELMQLMTSPAPGVSAFPSADGNLLSWTATIEGPDDTPYAGLTFKLSFAFPSNYPYAAPTVLFKTPIYHPNVDFSGRICLDILKDKWTAAYNIQTVLLSLQSLLGEPNNASPLNGEAAELWDKDPEEFKKKVLGRHQDVEDE; encoded by the exons ATGGATTACACGGAGGACAACCAGAACTCGGCTCCTGGCAGCGTCCctgctgccaaggtcaacaaTGGTCGTTCAGGTCCCGACTCTCAGAGCACTACCAAGAG ACTCCAGACCGAGTTGATGCAGCTCATGACGTCGCCTGCTCCCGGCGTCTCGGCCTTTCCCTCCGCCGACGGCAACCTTCTCTCTTGGACCGCCACCATCGAGGGTCCCGACGACACTCCCTATGCCGGTCTCACCTTCAAGCTCAGCTTCGCCTTCCCCTCCAACTACCCCTACGCTGCTCCCACCGTCCTCTTCAAGACACCCATCTACCACCCCAACGTTGACTTCTCTGGTCGCATCTGtctcgacattctcaaggACAAGTGGACTGCCGCCTACAACATCCAGACTGTCCTCCTGAGTCTGCAGAGCTTGCTCGGCGAGCCCAACAA CGCATCCCCCCTCAACGGCGAGGCAGCCGAGCTGTGGGACAAGGACCCCGAggagttcaagaagaaggtgcTGGGACGTCACCAGGACGTTGAGGACGAGTAA
- a CDS encoding Anaphase-promoting complex subunit 11 has translation MKVTIKEWNTVATWRWDIPEDDVCGICQVHFDGTCPTCKYPGDSCSLLSGKCGHNFHMHCILEWIKQDSSRGQCPMCRQRFEWENPLVPRPPQAG, from the exons ATGAAAGTCACCATCAAGGAGTGGAACACGGTCGCTACCTGGCGATGGGACATTCCTGAGGACGATGTCTGTGGCATCTGCCAGGTCCACTTCGACGGGACGTGTCCGACTTGCAAATATCCCGGTGATTCTTGCAGCCTGT TATCGGGAAAATGCGGCCACAACTTTCACATG CATTGCATACTCGAATGGATCAAGCAGGACTCTTCGAGGGGTCAGTGCCCTATGTGTCGTCAAC GGTTTGAGTGGGAAAATCCTCTAGTTCCGAGGCCACCGCAAGCTGGATAA
- a CDS encoding 40S ribosomal protein S2 — protein sequence MADRGASRGGGFGSRGGDRGRGRGRGRGRGRGKNEEKEWQPVTKLGRLVKAGKINSMEEIYLHSLPIKEYQIVDNFLPKLKDEVMKIKPVQKQTRAGQRTRFKAIVIIGDSEGHVGLGIKTSKEVATAIRAAIIIAKLSVIPVRRGYWGTNLGQPHSLPCKESGKCGSVTVRLIPAPRGTGLVASPAVKRFLQLAGVEDAYTSSAGSTKTLENTLKATFVAVSNTYGFLTPNLWKETKLIRSPLDEYADTLRDGKRY from the exons ATGGCTGAccgaggagcttctcgcgGCGGTGGTTTCGGATCCCGAGGCGGTGACCGCGGCCGTGGACGTGGTCGTGgtcgtggccgtggccgtggcaagaacgaggagaaggagtgGCAGCCCGTCACCAAGCTCGGTCGATTGGTCAAGGCCGGCAAGATCAACAGCATGGAGGAGATTTACCTGCACTCCCTGCCCATCAAGGAGTACCAGATTGTCGACAACTTCCtgcccaagctcaaggatgaggttaTGAAG ATCAAGCCCGTCCAGAAGCAGACCCGTGCCGGTCAGCGAACCCGATTCAAGGCCATTGTCATCATTGGTGACTCCGAGGGCCACGTCGGTCTCGGTATCAAGACCTCCAAGGAAGTCGCTACCGCCATCcgcgccgccatcatcatcgccaagctCAGCGTCATCCCCGTCCGAAGAGGTTACTGGGGTACCAACCTTGGTCAGCCTCACTCCCTGCCCTGCAAGGAGTCTGGCAAGTGCGGTTCCGTCACCGTCCGT CTCATCCCCGCTCCCCGCGGTACTGGCCTCGTCGCCTCCCCCGCCGTCAAGCGATTCCTCCAGCTCGCCGGTGTCGAGGACGCCTACACCTCGTCCGCTGGCTccaccaagaccctcgagAACACCCTCAAGGCTACCTTCGTGGCCGTCTCCAACACCTACGGCTTCCTCACCCCCAACCTGTGGAAGGAGACCAAGCTCATCCGGAGTCCCCTGGATGAGTACGCCGACACCCTGCGGGACGGCAAGCGATACTAA
- a CDS encoding Arrestin-C domain-containing protein: protein MPPNIPLQQHNAIMSAPASVRVSGPPNSSFLVGYPGISATLPRIEGKVEIRPGQGYSMPVPISLVRICLQRRETIHPDADSLAKRHLGAPRRETTDLVGKEQLLFRCASGREAEKVIAMDLPFVLFIPYGRGGEESNRRIPPASLQLPSRTAETYYELVVTVQQGHSNQYKYSFPIPLLRYDTLSTFGMYNKPESKLVTNDNIVHLGINLPRWSYGPSDPITVYIKLSPNTDWLHKAKRVTIDKITLTIEEEITYNPEGDEPSKKVNKISRQVQVVKTKIPEAGYATNIGLNFPSKDLRDPDGIIKRGKPQFPLYEVTSFTTTSTLYKIEFYLSIKVNLSGARDVTLRQPIVICPLDQQACKEEMDAIEQAAKEASHVDPNNPMLPAQTIILANDRDSLRALGLCMVGGQKKPFIE from the exons ATGCCTCCCAACATCCCCCTCCAGCAGCACAacgccatcatgtcggctCCCGCGAGTGTGAGGGTATCCGGCCCTCCCAATAGCAGCTTCCTCGTGGGCTACCCCGGCATCTCTGCGACTCTG CCGCGCATCGAAGGAAAGGTCGAGATCCGTCCTGGCCAGGGCTACTCCATGCCCGTACCCATCTCCCTCGTTCGAATATGCCTTCAGCGCCGAGAAACCATCCACCCCGACGCCGACAGCCTCGCGAAACGACATCTCGGCGCCCCCCGACGGGAGACCACAGACCTCGTCGGCAAGGAGCAGCTTCTCTTTCGCTGCGCATCCGGGAGGGAGGCCGAAAAGGTCATCGCCATGGACCTCCCGTTTGTCCTCTTTATTCCCTACGGCCGCGGCGGAGAAGAGTCGAACCGACGCATTCCTCCAGCCTCTCTCCAGCTCCCGAGTCGAACCGCCGAGACATACTACGAACTCGTCGTCACGGTCCAGCAGGGCCACAGCAACCAGTACAAATACAGCTTCCCTATACCACTTCTGCGCTACGATACCCTCTCCACTTTTGGCATGTACAACAAACCCGAGTCCAAGCTCGTAACCAACGACAACATTGTCCACCTGGGCATCAACCTCCCACGATGGAGCTACGGCCCCAGCGACCCCATCACAGTATATATCAAGTTATCACCCAACACCGACTGGCTGCACAAGGCAAAGCGAGTCACCATTGACAAGATCACCCTgaccatcgaggaggagattaCATACAACCCGGAGGGCGACGAACCCTCAAAGAAAGTGAACAAGATATCAAGACAGGTCCAGGTGGTCAAGACGAAAATCCCCGAGGCAGGATATGCCACCAACATAGGCCTCAACTTTCCTTCAAAGGATTTGCGCGATCCAGATGGAATTATCAAGAGGGGGAAACCACAGTTCCCTCTCTACGAGGTCACATCATTTACCACCACCTCGACGCTCTACAAGATAGAATTTTATCTCAGCATCAAG GTCAATCTGAGCGGCGCTCGCGACGTGACCCTACGACAACCGATCGTTATCTGCCCCCTCGACCAACAAGCCTGcaaagaagagatggacGCTATCGAGCAAGCGGCCAAAGAAGCCTCGCACGTCGACCCCAATAACCCCATGCTGCCCGCGCAGACCATTATCCTCGCCAATGACCGCGACTCATTACGAGCTCTGGGTCTTTGCATGGTGGGCGGACAAAAGAAGCCATTCATTGAGTGA
- a CDS encoding TRNA-int-end-N2 domain-containing protein yields the protein MAFDDDDNPTVATPVNGANAAATEDADEDAPDYKLFLSMFDKAGVSGKAIRKGEKDFESHGTRAQDNLLEQSRKVMDNVLGYTRIHREDAWVRGWCFPDWWAETEHSGEREGLWLRDRVVMVEQERGSWQKDIGRAVPGKVERLGAGRLWLLPEEALYLVERGTVDLWWPERQLEELLSSDGTPRTDLGPDNYDVGLPLSLEAAYSLLIGHEGERGKITLPQFQVFSHLKRAGFYVLRAPPYEAPPQAPASKTLWQWLFSFFSSGAAPSRQKPLGPLVQPGLYRAYRPIYDQLAILPRHKPLPTPPTIHPPQEPYRVFWHVWKSGGAPFSKKNPPPPDFRIAVVDAGDTFVPTLEEIEALLESTPHDPPNEAWKGPGRMYQRLKHGHRNVLVAIVDRGLVNFMRFGEGAFGEERLFERFDNKGGQRGGKKTSRGGGRGRGRGRGGGRGRGRGRGG from the coding sequence ATGGCttttgacgacgacgataacCCCACCGTCGCTACGCCGGTGAACGGCGCGAATGCCGCTGCTACGGAAGACGCCGACGAAGATGCGCCCGACTACAAGCTATTCCTCTCCATGTTTGACAAGGCCGGCGTCTCGGGAAAGGCGATCCGAAAGGGCGAAAAGGATTTTGAGTCGCATGGAACTCGCGCGCAGgacaacctcctcgagcagaGCCGCAAGGTCATGGACAACGTGCTGGGCTACACGAGGATACATCGCGAGGATGCCTGGGTGCGCGGCTGGTGCTTCCCAGACTGGTGGGCCGAGACTGAGCACTCTGGCGAGCGCGAGGGTCTCTGGCTAAGGGACAGAGTCGTCATGGTCGAGCAGGAGCGCGGCAGCTGGCAGAAGGATATTGGGCGCGCGGTGCCCGGCAAGGTTGAGCGTCTTGGTGCGGGACGGCTTTGGCTTCTGCCTGAAGAAGCTCTCTACTTGGTTGAGAGAGGGACCGTGGACCTCTGGTGGCCGGAGCGACAATTGGAGGAGCTTCTGTCGAGTGACGGAACCCCAAGGACGGATCTAGGACCAGACAACTACGATGTTGGACTCCCGCTGAGTCTCGAGGCGGCATATTCACTCCTCATCGGACATGAAGGCGAGAGGGGCAAGATCACATTGCCTCAGTTCCAGGTCTTTTCGCATCTAAAGCGAGCAGGCTTCTACGTCCTACGAGCGCCGCCTTACGAGGCACCACCTCAGGCCCCAGCGTCAAAGACCCTCTGGCAGTGGCTGTTTTCATTCTTTAGCTCGGGCGCCGCACCCTCAAGGCAGAAGCCATTGGGGCCTCTTGTTCAGCCAGGCCTCTACCGTGCCTATAGACCCATCTACGATCAACTCGCCATCCTTCCCCGTCATAAGCCGCTGCCTACACCTCCCACAATACACCCGCCGCAGGAGCCATACCGGGTCTTCTGGCACGTGTGGAAGTCTGGCGGCGCACCtttctccaagaagaacccACCGCCGCCCGACTTCCGCATCGCCGTGGTCGACGCCGGTGACACATTCGTGCCGaccctggaggagattgaggcccTCCTGGAATCGACGCCTCACGACCCGCCCAACGAGGCGTGGAAGGGCCCTGGGCGGATGTATCAGCGCCTGAAGCACGGACACCGCAACGTGCTGGTGGCGATTGTGGACCGCGGCCTCGTCAACTTTATGAGGTTCGGCGAGGGGGCATttggggaggagaggctgtTTGAGAGGTTCGACAACAAGGGCGGACAGAGGGGCGGCAAGAAGACGAGCCGCGGCGGAGGGAGGGGCAGAGGCAGGGGTAGGGGTGGTGGTCGCGGACGAGGACGGGGACGGGGGGGCTAA